One Fusarium falciforme chromosome 12, complete sequence DNA window includes the following coding sequences:
- a CDS encoding 3-phytase — translation MKLHHLGLVALSSNSLAQYIDVGTLLDPVQPVLFPDAERAKDPLAHLGANGPWHIGPDVTGISSEIPDGCIVDQAAYVSRHGSRYPDSGAHSSWVEMARRFKESKYTATGPLAFFHTWDTPLTNPDLQIAQLSKTGYKELFDMGYTLRIRYPDLYQEGDNFYVWANNYTRVLQTARLFVHGFLGTNSSLGTVVSVTGKGMPAHLGDTLAPSDMCPAFKDDSDKQQSAWRATWLPSFKKRLSQYIKGDLQLDDAHWNDFPYICGFESQITGRLSPFCNTFTQKELEQYEYQQDLRYYYGVGPGANVASKMMVPFLNALVQRFVAGPDAEGVDFEGRPFKLPKLLMSFLNDGQLNELAVATGVFDKQKALPLDRIPKDRLWRSSNISPMRGTIAFERLSCPIKGNPHKPSNKKDTFIRVRINDAVYPVPSCQDGPGKSCSVKKYVGYLEKRLRKDGNFAKICNATDAATPTKVLGASFFTDLAQPHLQPVKP, via the exons ATGAAGCTCCACCACCTTGGCCTGGTTGCCTTGAGCTCCAACAGCTTGGCCCAGTACATTGATGTTGGAACCTTGTTGGATCCAGTTCAGCCTGTGCTGTTTCCCGATGCTGAGAGAGCAAAGGACCCTCTGGCCCATCTTGGAGCTAACGGGCCGTGGCATATCG GCCCTGATGTTACTGGCATCTCTTCCGAGATCCCCGACGGCTGCATTGTCGACCAGGCTGCCTACGTATCCCGACATGGATCCCGTTACCCAGATTCGGGCGCTCACAGCTCGTGGGTTGAAATGGCTCGTCGT TTCAAAGAATCCAAATACACCGCTACTGGACCATTGGCATTCTTCCACACGTGGGACACTCCCCTGACCAACCCCGACCTGCAAATCGCCCAACTCAGCAAGACTGGCTACAAGGAGTTGTTTGATATGGGGTACACTCTGCGCATCAG ATATCCCGACCTCTACCAAGAAGGCGACAACTTTTACGTCTGGGCCAATAACTACACCCGCGTTCTCCAGACCGCCCGGCTCTTCGTGCACGGTTTCCTTGGAACCAACTCCTCTCTGGGAACAGTCGTTTCCGTTACTGGCAAGGGTATGCCCGCCCACCTCGGCGACACCCTCGCTCCTTCGGATATGTGTCCCGCGTTCAAGGATGACAGCGACAAGCAGCAGTCCGCGTGGCGGGCTACTTGGCTGCCCTCCTTCAAAAAACGACTTTCTCAGTACATCAAGGGAGATCTCCAGCTGGATGACGCGCATTGGAACGACTTCCCTTACATCTGTGGTTTCGAGTCACAGATTACCGGTCGTCTGTCGCCGTTCTGCAACACCTTCACTCAGAAGGAGCTTGAGCAGTACGAGTATCAACAGGACTTGAGATACTACTACGGCGTGGGTCCTGGGGCGAACGTGGCGTCCAAGATGATGGTTCCCTTCCTCAATGCTTTGGTGCAGAGATTCGTTGCTGGTCCCGATGCCGAGGGCGTTGACTTTGAAGGTCGTCCCTTCAAGCTCCCCAAGCTACTGATGAGCTTCCTCAACGATGGCCAGTTGAACGAGCTCGCTGTTGCAACCGGCGTCTTCGACAAGCAAAAGGCTCTTCCTCTCGATCGCATCCCCAAGGATCGACTCTGGCGCAGCTCCAACATCTCACCCATGCGAGGCACCATTGCTTTTGAGCGGCTCAGCTGCCCAATCAAGGGAAACCCTCACAAGCCCAGCAACAAGAAGGATACCTTTATTCGAGTTCGCATCAACGACGCTGTATACCCTGTGCCCTCGTGTCAGGACGGCCCGGGCAAGTCTTGCTCTGTGAAGAAGTATGTTGGATATCTGGAGAAGCGGCTCCGGAAGGACGGAAACTTTGCCAAGATCTGCAATGCCACTGATGCTGCTACGCCAACCAAGGTGCTTGGCGCCAGTTTCTTCACTGACTTGGCTCAGCCGCACTTGCAGCCGGTCAAGCCTTAG